One genomic segment of Agromyces intestinalis includes these proteins:
- a CDS encoding aldo/keto reductase, producing the protein MTYLASPDRYDRMPYRRVGRSGLKLPAISLGLWHNFGHDRPLDTQRAIVRRAFDLGVTHFDLANNYGPPAGSAEENFGRILSTDLKPYRDELIVSSKAGYEMWPGPYGDFGSRKYLLSSLDQSLSRLGLDYVDVFYSHRPDPETPIEETMGALASAVKQGKALYVGVSNYSPEQTLKASEALAEHGIPLTIHQPRYSMFDRHIEDGLFDVLGEIGSAAIVFSPLAQGLLTDRYLSGQVPADSRAATSRFLSPEKISAEYLERVRALDAIAKERGQTIAQLAISWVLREPTIVSALVGASSVAQLEQNIAALDASPLTPAEIELIEPYAAHGTALG; encoded by the coding sequence ATGACCTACCTCGCCTCCCCCGATCGCTACGACCGCATGCCCTATCGACGCGTCGGCCGCAGCGGCCTGAAGCTTCCCGCGATCTCGCTCGGCCTCTGGCACAACTTCGGTCACGACCGACCGCTCGACACCCAGCGCGCCATCGTGCGTCGCGCTTTCGACCTCGGCGTCACGCACTTCGACCTCGCGAACAACTACGGGCCGCCCGCCGGCAGCGCCGAAGAGAACTTCGGCCGCATCCTCTCGACCGACCTCAAGCCGTACCGCGACGAGCTCATCGTCTCGTCGAAGGCGGGATACGAGATGTGGCCCGGCCCGTACGGCGACTTCGGGTCGCGCAAGTACCTGCTCTCCTCGCTCGATCAGAGCTTGTCGCGGCTAGGGCTCGACTACGTCGACGTGTTCTACTCGCACCGACCCGACCCCGAGACCCCCATCGAAGAGACGATGGGCGCGCTCGCGAGCGCGGTCAAGCAGGGCAAGGCCCTGTACGTCGGCGTCTCGAACTACTCGCCCGAGCAGACCTTGAAGGCGTCCGAGGCACTCGCCGAGCACGGAATCCCGCTCACCATCCACCAGCCGCGGTACTCGATGTTCGACCGGCACATCGAAGACGGCCTGTTCGACGTGCTCGGCGAGATCGGCTCGGCGGCGATCGTGTTCTCGCCGCTCGCGCAGGGGCTGCTGACCGACCGCTATCTGTCGGGCCAGGTGCCCGCGGACTCCCGCGCGGCGACCAGCCGGTTCCTCTCGCCCGAGAAGATCAGCGCCGAGTACCTCGAGCGCGTGCGCGCCCTCGACGCGATCGCGAAGGAGCGCGGCCAGACGATCGCGCAGCTCGCGATCAGCTGGGTGCTGCGCGAGCCGACGATCGTCAGCGCGCTGGTCGGCGCGTCGAGCGTCGCCCAGCTCGAGCAGAACATCGCAGCACTGGATGCCTCGCCGCTGACGCCTGCCGAGATCGAACTGATCGAACCGTACGCGGCGCACGGCACCGCGCTCGGCTGA
- a CDS encoding metallopeptidase family protein, with amino-acid sequence MDLDPEAFEAIVVDELDQLPDDMVDGLDNVVFVVEDRPEDGSLDLLGLYDGTALTERDRYGFGEMPDRIILYREPLLAICADEDELRDEIHVTLVHEIAHYYGIDDDRLHELGWA; translated from the coding sequence GTGGATCTCGACCCTGAGGCCTTCGAGGCGATCGTCGTCGACGAGCTCGACCAGCTTCCCGACGACATGGTCGACGGACTCGACAACGTGGTGTTCGTGGTCGAGGACCGCCCCGAAGACGGATCGCTCGACCTGCTCGGCCTCTACGACGGCACCGCCCTCACCGAGCGCGATCGGTACGGGTTCGGCGAGATGCCCGACCGCATCATCCTGTACCGCGAGCCGCTGCTCGCGATCTGCGCCGACGAAGACGAGTTGCGCGACGAGATCCACGTCACGCTCGTGCACGAGATCGCGCACTACTACGGCATCGACGACGACCGGCTGCACGAACTGGGCTGGGCGTGA
- the nadE gene encoding ammonia-dependent NAD(+) synthetase, whose amino-acid sequence MHDLQERIIRELDVHPNIDPAGEVRRRVDFLKRYALASDAAGFVLGISGGQDSTLAGRLCALATAELVAEGRATRFVAVRLPYRVQRDEEDAQLALGFIEPPETVTFDIAGGVDGIVADYLAALGEPLSDFGKGNVKARLRMVAQYAIAGEGRLLVVGTDHAAEAVTGFFTKFGDGGVDVIPLSGLTKRQGRALLEHLGAPERLYLKTPTADLLDEEPGQSDEANLGLSYRDIDTYLEGGQIDAEVARRIEQRYLQTQHKRATPVGPAETWWQPEE is encoded by the coding sequence ATGCACGACCTTCAGGAACGCATCATCCGAGAGCTCGACGTCCACCCGAACATCGACCCGGCGGGCGAGGTGCGCCGCCGCGTCGACTTCCTGAAGCGCTACGCGCTCGCGTCGGATGCTGCGGGCTTCGTGCTCGGCATCAGCGGCGGGCAGGACTCGACGCTGGCGGGGCGGCTGTGCGCGCTCGCGACGGCCGAACTCGTCGCCGAGGGGCGCGCGACCCGATTCGTCGCGGTGCGGCTTCCGTACCGCGTGCAGCGCGACGAGGAGGATGCGCAGCTGGCGCTCGGCTTCATCGAGCCACCCGAGACCGTCACGTTCGACATCGCCGGCGGGGTCGACGGCATCGTCGCCGACTATCTCGCCGCACTGGGCGAGCCGCTGAGCGACTTCGGCAAGGGCAACGTCAAGGCCCGGCTGCGCATGGTCGCACAGTACGCCATCGCGGGCGAGGGTCGGCTGCTGGTGGTCGGCACCGACCACGCCGCCGAGGCGGTGACGGGGTTCTTCACGAAGTTCGGCGACGGCGGCGTCGACGTGATCCCGCTGTCGGGGCTCACGAAGCGGCAGGGGCGTGCGCTGCTCGAGCATCTGGGCGCCCCCGAGCGCCTGTACTTGAAGACCCCGACCGCCGATCTGCTCGACGAGGAGCCGGGGCAGTCGGATGAGGCGAACCTCGGCCTGTCGTACCGCGACATCGACACCTACCTCGAGGGCGGGCAGATCGACGCCGAGGTTGCTCGCCGCATCGAGCAGCGGTACCTGCAGACGCAGCACAAGCGCGCGACGCCGGTCGGCCCGGCCGAGACGTGGTGGCAGCCCGAGGAGTGA
- the orn gene encoding oligoribonuclease, whose product MAGAADRLVWIDCEMTGLDLEVDELVEIAVIITDYDLRPVDEGLNIVIKPGASALESMNDFVRQMHTDSGLIHEIPDGVSVADAEYQVLEYVLRHIPESQRAPLAGNSIGTDRAFLAKYMPRLDGHLHYRNVDVSSIKELAKRWFPRVYINAPAKNGGHRALADILESIRELQYYRRAAFVADPGPTTPEVQAIAADVVNEFAAKVV is encoded by the coding sequence ATGGCAGGTGCTGCGGATCGACTCGTCTGGATCGACTGCGAGATGACGGGCCTCGACCTCGAGGTCGACGAACTCGTCGAGATCGCGGTGATCATCACCGACTACGACCTCAGGCCCGTCGACGAGGGGCTCAACATCGTCATCAAGCCGGGTGCCAGCGCGCTCGAGTCGATGAACGACTTCGTCCGCCAGATGCACACCGATTCGGGCCTCATCCACGAGATCCCCGACGGCGTCAGCGTCGCCGATGCCGAGTACCAGGTGCTCGAGTACGTGCTGCGGCATATCCCCGAGAGCCAGCGGGCACCGCTCGCCGGCAATTCGATCGGCACCGACCGAGCATTCCTCGCGAAGTACATGCCGCGACTCGACGGCCACTTGCACTACCGCAACGTCGACGTGTCCTCCATCAAAGAGCTCGCCAAGCGCTGGTTCCCGCGGGTCTACATCAACGCGCCCGCCAAGAACGGCGGCCACCGGGCCCTCGCCGACATCCTCGAATCCATCCGCGAACTGCAGTACTACCGACGCGCCGCGTTCGTCGCCGATCCAGGCCCCACGACGCCCGAAGTGCAGGCGATCGCCGCCGACGTCGTGAACGAGTTCGCAGCCAAGGTGGTGTAA
- a CDS encoding single-stranded DNA-binding protein, with the protein MTDQITITGIVGSDPRPYTTNQGLAITSFRLASTRRYFDRVQGTWVDADTNWYTVSSFRNLAVNAAMSIRKGEHVIVHGRLKQRSWEAGERSGTAVEIEADAIGHDLAWGVTQLRKLMPSQASSAEPQSGAEAGEAGEAGVDAATGEVSDEYAVSAPDPDEAAFAELTEFSSADDLDVDAEYDTSAALSADLAGSAR; encoded by the coding sequence ATGACCGACCAGATCACCATCACCGGCATCGTGGGCAGCGACCCGCGGCCGTACACGACGAACCAGGGTCTCGCCATCACGAGCTTCCGGCTCGCCTCGACCCGGCGCTACTTCGACCGGGTGCAGGGCACCTGGGTCGATGCCGACACCAACTGGTACACGGTGTCGTCGTTCCGCAACCTCGCGGTCAACGCCGCGATGTCGATCCGCAAGGGCGAGCACGTCATCGTGCACGGGCGGCTGAAGCAGCGCTCGTGGGAGGCGGGCGAGCGCAGCGGCACCGCCGTCGAGATCGAGGCCGACGCCATCGGACACGACCTCGCGTGGGGCGTCACGCAACTGCGCAAGCTGATGCCGTCGCAGGCGTCCTCGGCCGAGCCGCAGTCCGGCGCCGAGGCTGGCGAGGCCGGTGAGGCCGGGGTCGACGCGGCGACGGGCGAGGTGTCCGACGAGTACGCGGTGTCCGCGCCCGACCCCGACGAGGCGGCGTTCGCCGAGCTCACCGAGTTCTCGAGCGCGGACGATCTCGACGTCGACGCCGAGTACGACACTTCGGCCGCGCTGTCGGCCGACCTCGCGGGATCGGCACGCTGA
- a CDS encoding DUF6993 domain-containing protein → MRRRRTSSAILGLASACIAVALAGCTTPPPEPTFESTGRPVPSESVGPADAPVPTLMPDLSASENLPVFDYVNLAVVAANPAAGGRAFIDALTQAGFDKSKMEVTSDVTTRDEPADSIQFSVQFQGECLVGQFGPASGGYHGAVRPLLGTGRCLVGATVPIDW, encoded by the coding sequence ATGAGACGGCGCCGCACCTCCAGCGCGATCCTCGGGCTTGCGTCCGCCTGCATCGCGGTCGCCCTCGCGGGGTGCACGACGCCCCCTCCTGAGCCGACCTTCGAGTCGACGGGGCGCCCGGTGCCGAGCGAATCGGTCGGCCCGGCCGACGCGCCGGTTCCCACGCTCATGCCCGACCTCTCGGCGAGCGAGAACCTCCCGGTGTTCGACTACGTGAACCTCGCCGTGGTGGCCGCGAACCCGGCGGCAGGCGGCCGGGCGTTCATCGACGCGCTGACGCAGGCCGGCTTCGACAAGTCGAAGATGGAGGTCACGAGCGATGTGACCACCCGCGATGAGCCGGCCGACTCGATCCAGTTCTCGGTGCAGTTCCAAGGCGAGTGCTTGGTCGGTCAGTTCGGCCCGGCGTCGGGCGGGTATCACGGCGCGGTGCGGCCGCTGCTCGGAACCGGGCGCTGTCTGGTCGGCGCGACCGTCCCCATAGACTGGTAG
- the ettA gene encoding energy-dependent translational throttle protein EttA, translating to MAEYIYSMVRARKAVGDKVILDDVTMAFLPGAKIGVVGPNGAGKSTILKIMAGLDQPSNGEARLTPGFSVGILMQEPELDESKTVLENVQEGVGPIKAKIDRFNEISLAMAEPDADFDSLLAEMGSLQEDIDQADAWDLDSQLEQAMDALRCPPGDTPVSVLSGGEKRRVALCKLLLQKPDLLLLDEPTNHLDAESVLWLEQHLAKYPGAVLAVTHDRYFLDHVAEWICEVDRGRLYPYEGNYSTYLEKKAERLQVQGKKDQKLQKRLKDELEWVRSNAKGRQAKSKARLARYEEMAAEAERTRKLDFEEIQIPPGPRLGDVVLEVKNLEKGFGDRKLIENLSFSLPRNGIVGIIGPNGVGKSTLFKTIVGFEPVDGGSVKIGETVKISYVDQSRTGIDPNKNLWEVVSDGLDYIQVGKTEVPSRAYVSTFGFKGPDQQKKAGVLSGGERNRLNLALTLKQGGNLLLLDEPTNDLDVETLSSLENALLEFPGCAVVITHDRWFLDRIATHILAYEGTDDDPANWYWFEGNFEAYEANKVERLGPDAAKPHRSTYRKLTRD from the coding sequence ATGGCTGAGTACATCTATTCGATGGTTCGCGCCCGCAAGGCGGTCGGCGACAAGGTGATCCTGGACGACGTCACGATGGCGTTCCTTCCCGGAGCGAAGATCGGCGTGGTCGGTCCGAACGGTGCGGGCAAGTCCACGATCCTGAAGATCATGGCGGGGCTCGACCAGCCCTCCAACGGCGAGGCACGCCTCACGCCGGGGTTCTCGGTCGGCATCCTCATGCAGGAGCCCGAACTCGACGAGTCGAAGACCGTGCTCGAGAACGTGCAAGAAGGCGTCGGCCCGATCAAGGCGAAGATCGACCGGTTCAACGAGATCTCGCTCGCGATGGCCGAGCCCGACGCCGACTTCGACTCGCTGCTGGCCGAGATGGGCAGCCTGCAAGAGGACATCGACCAGGCCGACGCGTGGGACCTCGACTCCCAGCTCGAGCAGGCGATGGACGCGCTGCGCTGCCCTCCGGGCGACACGCCCGTCTCGGTGCTGTCGGGTGGTGAGAAGCGCCGCGTCGCGCTCTGCAAGCTGCTGCTGCAGAAGCCCGACCTGCTGCTGCTGGACGAGCCCACCAACCACCTCGACGCCGAGAGCGTGCTCTGGCTCGAGCAGCACCTCGCCAAGTACCCCGGCGCCGTGCTCGCTGTCACGCACGACCGGTACTTCCTCGATCACGTCGCCGAGTGGATCTGCGAGGTCGACCGCGGCCGGCTCTACCCGTACGAGGGCAACTACTCGACCTATCTCGAGAAGAAGGCCGAGCGTCTGCAGGTGCAGGGCAAGAAGGACCAGAAGCTGCAGAAGCGCCTGAAGGACGAGCTCGAGTGGGTGCGTTCGAACGCGAAGGGCCGCCAGGCCAAGTCGAAGGCACGTCTCGCCAGGTATGAAGAGATGGCGGCCGAGGCCGAGCGCACCCGCAAGCTCGACTTCGAGGAGATCCAGATCCCGCCGGGCCCGCGCCTCGGCGATGTTGTGCTCGAGGTGAAGAACCTCGAGAAGGGCTTCGGCGACCGCAAGCTCATCGAGAACCTGAGCTTCTCGCTTCCCCGCAACGGCATCGTCGGCATCATCGGCCCCAACGGCGTCGGCAAGTCGACCCTGTTCAAGACGATCGTCGGTTTCGAGCCCGTCGACGGCGGTTCGGTGAAGATCGGCGAGACCGTCAAGATCTCGTACGTCGACCAGTCGCGTACCGGCATCGACCCGAACAAGAACCTCTGGGAGGTCGTCAGCGACGGGCTCGACTACATCCAGGTCGGCAAGACCGAGGTGCCGAGCCGAGCCTACGTGTCGACCTTCGGCTTCAAGGGCCCCGACCAGCAGAAGAAGGCCGGCGTGCTCTCGGGCGGTGAGCGCAACCGACTGAACCTCGCGCTCACGCTGAAGCAGGGCGGCAACCTGCTGCTGCTCGACGAGCCCACCAACGACCTCGACGTCGAGACGCTGTCGAGCCTCGAGAACGCGCTGCTCGAGTTCCCGGGCTGCGCGGTCGTGATCACCCACGACCGGTGGTTCCTCGACCGCATCGCGACGCACATCTTGGCGTACGAGGGCACCGACGACGACCCCGCCAACTGGTACTGGTTCGAGGGCAACTTCGAGGCGTACGAGGCGAACAAGGTCGAGCGACTCGGCCCCGACGCCGCGAAGCCGCACCGTTCGACGTACCGCAAGCTGACCCGCGACTGA
- a CDS encoding ABC transporter ATP-binding protein, whose translation MTALGVAPAAVSAEGWGWRHAGRIRWALAGLDLRIEPGERVLVVGPSGSGKSSLLHALAGVHGGDEEGESAGRLLIDGHDSRDARGRVGLVLQDPDSQVVLARVGDDVAFACENLGVPRERIWPRVRGALEAVGLDLPLEHPTSRLSGGQKQRLALAGALAMQPGLLLLDEPTANLDPDGVAEVREAVRRVLDETRSTLVVVEHRVDVWLDLVSRMLVFGRDGRLIADGDPAGVLERHRDELLAAGVWVPGAALPVAAATPVAPGGARELAAHGLAIGRSRDRVVRRGIDAGLPSSASTVLTGPNGVGKSTLALTLGGLLPALDGRVEASDALAAGLGRDPIAWRSKQLLTRIGTVFQEPEHQFVARTVRDEAAVAVRALGDRGGDPDADRRVDEVLERLHLNRLAEANPFTLSGGEQRRLTVASVLVARPRVIILDEPTFGQDRVTWIELVTILRELVDEGITLLSVTHDRAYVDALGDHLVTLGARSGASGIAEAAA comes from the coding sequence GTGACCGCACTCGGCGTCGCACCTGCCGCCGTCTCCGCAGAGGGGTGGGGCTGGCGACACGCCGGCCGCATCCGCTGGGCGCTGGCCGGACTCGACCTGCGGATCGAGCCCGGCGAGCGGGTGCTCGTGGTCGGCCCGTCGGGCAGTGGCAAGTCGTCGTTGCTGCACGCGCTCGCGGGCGTCCACGGCGGCGACGAGGAGGGCGAGTCGGCCGGGCGCCTGCTCATCGACGGGCACGACTCGCGCGACGCGCGCGGGCGCGTCGGGCTCGTGCTGCAGGACCCCGACTCGCAGGTGGTGCTCGCGCGGGTCGGCGACGACGTCGCGTTCGCCTGCGAGAACCTCGGCGTGCCGCGCGAGCGGATCTGGCCACGGGTGCGGGGCGCACTCGAGGCCGTCGGGCTCGACTTGCCGCTCGAGCATCCGACGAGTCGGCTCTCGGGCGGGCAGAAGCAGCGCCTGGCACTCGCCGGAGCGCTGGCGATGCAGCCCGGGCTGTTGCTGCTCGACGAGCCCACGGCGAACCTGGATCCCGACGGCGTCGCCGAGGTTCGCGAGGCGGTACGCCGGGTCCTCGACGAGACCCGATCGACACTCGTCGTCGTCGAGCACCGCGTCGACGTCTGGCTCGACCTCGTCTCGCGCATGCTCGTATTCGGTCGCGACGGGCGGCTCATCGCCGACGGTGACCCCGCGGGCGTGCTCGAACGGCACCGCGACGAACTGCTCGCGGCGGGGGTCTGGGTGCCCGGTGCTGCGCTGCCGGTCGCCGCGGCGACCCCGGTCGCGCCGGGCGGCGCGAGGGAACTGGCCGCGCACGGCCTCGCGATCGGTCGATCGCGGGACCGGGTCGTCCGTCGCGGCATCGACGCGGGCCTGCCCTCCTCGGCATCCACCGTGCTCACGGGGCCGAACGGGGTCGGCAAGTCGACCCTGGCACTCACGCTCGGAGGGCTGCTGCCCGCCCTCGACGGCCGGGTCGAGGCATCCGACGCCCTCGCCGCCGGGCTCGGACGCGACCCGATCGCCTGGCGCTCGAAGCAGTTGCTCACGCGCATCGGCACGGTGTTCCAGGAGCCCGAGCACCAGTTCGTGGCCCGCACCGTGCGCGACGAGGCCGCGGTCGCTGTCCGTGCGCTGGGCGACCGCGGTGGCGACCCCGACGCCGACCGCCGTGTCGACGAGGTGCTCGAGCGACTCCATCTGAACCGGCTCGCCGAGGCGAACCCGTTCACCCTGAGCGGCGGCGAACAGCGTCGGCTGACCGTGGCATCCGTGCTCGTCGCCCGGCCGCGCGTCATCATCCTCGACGAGCCGACGTTCGGGCAGGACCGGGTGACCTGGATCGAGCTCGTCACGATCCTGCGCGAGCTCGTCGACGAGGGCATCACCCTGCTCTCGGTCACCCACGACCGCGCCTACGTCGACGCGCTCGGCGACCACCTCGTGACACTGGGCGCGCGGTCGGGCGCGAGCGGCATCGCGGAGGCGGCCGCATGA
- a CDS encoding DNA polymerase IV — MSKQDGSSRQVTTGPVDDSATPILHVDMDAFFVSVELLSRPELRGKPVLVGGTAGRGVVSAASYEARRFGVNSAMPMSVALRRCPNAIVLRGDYASYASYSKQVMQIFESITPRVEKLSIDEAFLDVSGARRLHGSPAEIGWTIRERVRAETGLTCSVGIAATKYVAKVASGRAKPDGLLVVPAADTIAFLHPLPISALWGVGKVTEESLARLGLRTIGDVADMPADALERAVGPALTTRLRSLAAGEDPRRVVTGREEKSIGHESTFSHDLVEPDDIRRELLRLSDDVAVRLRRAGLVARTVSLKLRYGDFRTLTRSRTLAEPTDVGRRIYDEAAAALAGLIGDGARVRLIGVRAEQLRPAGGGAMLWDPDEDWREAERAVDEVTARFGRGAVRPAALVRAKRTTASAGPGAGESVEREDDGRTVDVRSEVIRRLRDGD, encoded by the coding sequence GTGAGCAAGCAGGATGGCTCGTCGAGGCAGGTGACGACGGGTCCCGTCGACGACTCGGCGACCCCGATCCTGCACGTCGATATGGATGCGTTCTTCGTGTCAGTCGAGTTGCTGAGCCGACCCGAGCTGCGCGGGAAGCCCGTGCTCGTCGGCGGCACCGCTGGCCGTGGCGTCGTCTCGGCGGCGAGCTACGAGGCCCGCCGGTTCGGGGTCAATTCGGCGATGCCGATGTCGGTTGCGCTGCGACGGTGCCCCAATGCGATCGTGCTCCGCGGCGACTACGCGAGCTACGCCAGCTACTCGAAGCAGGTGATGCAGATCTTCGAGTCGATCACGCCGCGAGTCGAGAAGCTGTCGATCGACGAGGCCTTCCTCGACGTGTCGGGCGCGCGCCGTCTCCACGGCAGTCCCGCCGAGATCGGCTGGACCATCCGCGAGCGCGTGCGCGCCGAGACAGGCCTCACCTGCTCGGTCGGCATCGCCGCGACGAAATACGTGGCCAAGGTGGCATCCGGTCGTGCGAAGCCCGATGGACTGCTCGTCGTGCCCGCCGCCGACACGATCGCGTTCCTGCACCCGCTGCCGATCTCGGCGCTGTGGGGCGTCGGGAAGGTCACCGAGGAGTCGCTCGCACGCCTCGGGCTGCGCACCATCGGCGACGTCGCCGACATGCCCGCCGACGCCCTCGAGCGTGCCGTCGGTCCCGCGCTCACGACACGACTGCGCAGCCTCGCCGCCGGCGAAGACCCACGTCGGGTCGTGACGGGCCGCGAAGAGAAGAGCATCGGCCACGAGTCGACGTTCTCGCACGACTTGGTCGAGCCCGACGACATCCGCCGTGAGCTGCTGCGACTCTCCGACGACGTCGCGGTGAGGCTGCGCCGGGCCGGGCTCGTCGCCCGGACGGTGTCGCTGAAGCTCCGCTACGGTGACTTCCGCACCCTCACGCGTTCGCGCACGCTCGCCGAACCGACCGACGTCGGCCGCCGCATCTACGACGAGGCCGCCGCCGCGCTCGCGGGTCTCATCGGCGACGGTGCGCGGGTGCGGCTCATCGGCGTTCGCGCCGAGCAGCTGCGTCCGGCCGGCGGTGGGGCGATGCTGTGGGATCCCGACGAAGACTGGCGAGAGGCCGAGCGAGCGGTCGACGAGGTGACCGCCCGGTTCGGCCGCGGAGCCGTTCGGCCCGCCGCGCTGGTTCGAGCGAAGCGAACGACCGCTTCGGCCGGCCCCGGTGCTGGCGAGTCCGTGGAGCGTGAGGACGACGGGCGCACGGTCGACGTGCGCTCCGAGGTGATACGCCGCCTCCGCGACGGTGATTGA
- a CDS encoding ATP-binding protein has product MSGRGAGHATASGRPAGIEVRSAVERAVRDADASVIAIDGPSGVGKSSLATALAAAWPAPTRVLRLDDIYPGWHGLDRGARAAKVGVFDPLAAGRVGHRPVWDWTTSRSGGSVAERPRRGRTIVEGCGAFAAVAGRRDGVVRIWLEAPDDVRRDRALRRDAGGFDPYWPMWDAQWRRYAARRPRAAADLIVRIVGE; this is encoded by the coding sequence GTGAGCGGTCGCGGGGCGGGCCACGCGACCGCGTCGGGCAGGCCCGCGGGTATCGAGGTGCGCAGCGCGGTCGAGCGGGCAGTCAGAGATGCGGATGCCTCGGTGATCGCGATCGACGGACCGAGCGGTGTCGGCAAGTCATCACTGGCAACTGCCCTTGCTGCCGCGTGGCCCGCGCCCACCCGGGTGCTGCGGCTCGACGACATCTACCCGGGGTGGCATGGGCTCGATCGCGGTGCGCGCGCGGCGAAGGTCGGCGTGTTCGATCCGCTCGCGGCCGGGCGGGTCGGGCACCGGCCGGTCTGGGACTGGACGACCTCGCGCAGCGGCGGGTCCGTCGCCGAGCGCCCACGGCGCGGGCGCACGATCGTGGAGGGCTGCGGTGCGTTCGCCGCCGTCGCGGGGCGACGCGACGGCGTGGTGCGGATCTGGCTGGAGGCGCCCGACGACGTGCGGCGCGACCGCGCGCTGCGGCGCGACGCCGGCGGATTCGATCCCTACTGGCCGATGTGGGACGCCCAGTGGCGCCGATACGCCGCCCGCCGCCCGCGTGCCGCCGCCGACCTCATCGTGCGGATCGTCGGGGAGTGA
- a CDS encoding acyl-CoA thioesterase: MRLHVPTPLRWGDLDAYGHVNNARMLSLLEEARIQAFWVSDDTPEHAVGASTAVIDASAGTSTLTLIARQEVEYLAPIPYGRLPLDIELWIGRMGGASLDVCYEVYSPAGVEPRTLYTRAATTIVLVDAATNTPRRMTDRERAAWEPYVEAPAEFRRR; the protein is encoded by the coding sequence ATGCGCCTGCATGTGCCGACACCGCTTCGCTGGGGCGACCTCGACGCGTACGGCCACGTCAACAACGCCAGGATGCTGAGCCTGCTCGAAGAGGCCCGCATCCAGGCGTTCTGGGTTTCCGACGACACGCCCGAGCATGCCGTCGGCGCATCGACGGCGGTGATCGACGCATCCGCGGGCACGAGCACCCTGACGCTCATCGCGCGGCAAGAGGTCGAGTACCTCGCCCCGATCCCGTACGGTCGGCTGCCGCTCGACATCGAACTGTGGATCGGTCGGATGGGCGGGGCGAGCCTCGACGTCTGCTACGAGGTGTACTCGCCCGCCGGGGTCGAGCCGCGCACGCTGTACACGCGCGCGGCGACGACGATCGTGCTCGTCGACGCGGCGACGAACACGCCGCGGCGCATGACCGATCGCGAGCGCGCCGCCTGGGAGCCGTACGTCGAGGCGCCGGCGGAGTTCCGCCGGCGCTGA
- a CDS encoding ECF transporter S component — MHATITEPDRVSTGGRRLRWRVVDIVVASVVGIATGLLFLVWNNLGYAWFSAADALTPGLGGIAVGIWLIGGVLGGLIIRKPGAALYVEVLAAIVSAIVGNQWGIETLYSGVAQGLGAELVFAIFAYRSFGPIVAILAGAAAGLGAWTLELFTSANLQKSAEFLALYLGTTVLSGAVLAGLLGWLIVRGLAATGALNRFAAGQSVTKRV; from the coding sequence GTGCACGCAACCATCACTGAACCCGACCGCGTCTCGACCGGCGGTCGCCGACTGCGTTGGCGCGTGGTCGACATCGTCGTCGCGAGCGTCGTAGGCATCGCGACCGGCCTGCTGTTCCTCGTCTGGAACAACCTCGGCTACGCCTGGTTCTCCGCAGCCGACGCGCTCACTCCCGGCCTCGGCGGCATCGCGGTCGGCATCTGGCTCATCGGTGGTGTGCTGGGTGGGCTCATCATCCGAAAGCCGGGCGCTGCGCTCTACGTCGAGGTGCTGGCTGCGATCGTCTCGGCGATCGTCGGCAACCAATGGGGCATCGAGACGCTGTACTCGGGAGTCGCACAGGGCCTCGGAGCCGAACTCGTGTTCGCGATCTTCGCCTACCGCAGCTTCGGACCGATCGTGGCGATCCTCGCGGGCGCTGCTGCCGGGCTCGGCGCGTGGACCCTCGAGCTGTTCACGTCGGCGAACCTGCAGAAGTCGGCCGAGTTCCTCGCGCTGTACCTGGGCACCACGGTGCTGTCGGGTGCCGTGCTCGCCGGCCTGCTCGGCTGGCTCATCGTACGCGGTCTCGCCGCGACCGGCGCGCTCAACCGGTTCGCCGCGGGGCAGTCGGTGACGAAGCGGGTCTGA